The Lentzea guizhouensis genome contains a region encoding:
- a CDS encoding carbohydrate ABC transporter permease, with translation MRTLTRPGGKAYWVVLTATLVLFTVAFLVPLLWVLLGAFKPPAELAQQPPTILPQTWEPGAYADAWNYMDLGKFFLNTIVVAFGAWAVQMAVIVPAAYALSKLKPLFGNVVLGLMLATLMLPATALLVPVYLTLTDLDLLNNPAGIWLPAAANALNVYLLKRFFDQIPEELLEAARIDGAGTWTTLIRIVLPISRPILAVVSIFTVVAAWKDFIWPLLVFPDPAKQTLSVALQRFAPDTPINLLLAGLVLASLPMVALFLAFQRHILAGLTAGSIKG, from the coding sequence GTGAGGACCCTCACCAGGCCCGGCGGCAAGGCGTACTGGGTGGTGCTGACCGCCACCCTCGTACTCTTCACGGTCGCGTTCCTCGTGCCGCTGCTCTGGGTGCTGCTCGGCGCCTTCAAACCACCGGCCGAGCTCGCTCAGCAACCACCGACGATCCTGCCGCAGACCTGGGAACCGGGTGCGTACGCCGACGCCTGGAACTACATGGACCTCGGCAAGTTCTTCCTCAACACGATCGTCGTGGCGTTCGGCGCGTGGGCCGTCCAGATGGCCGTGATCGTCCCGGCCGCCTACGCGCTGTCCAAGCTGAAACCGTTGTTCGGAAACGTGGTCCTCGGCCTGATGCTGGCCACGCTGATGCTGCCCGCCACGGCCTTGCTGGTCCCGGTCTACCTCACGCTGACCGACCTCGACCTGCTCAACAACCCGGCCGGCATCTGGCTCCCTGCCGCCGCGAACGCGCTGAACGTCTACCTGCTCAAGCGCTTCTTCGACCAGATCCCGGAAGAACTGCTGGAGGCGGCCAGGATCGACGGCGCCGGCACCTGGACGACGCTGATCCGCATCGTCCTGCCGATCTCCCGCCCCATCCTCGCCGTCGTCTCGATCTTCACGGTCGTGGCGGCCTGGAAGGACTTCATCTGGCCGCTGCTCGTGTTCCCCGACCCGGCGAAGCAGACGCTCAGCGTCGCGTTGCAGCGCTTCGCTCCCGACACACCGATCAACCTCCTGCTCGCCGGGCTGGTGCTGGCGAGCCTGCCGATGGTGGCGCTGTTCCTGGCGTTCCAGCGGCACATCCTCGCGGGGCTCACCGCAGGATCTATCAAGGGTTGA
- a CDS encoding helix-turn-helix domain-containing protein, with the protein MKRAFKYRFYPSETQAAELLRTFGCVRKVYNLALQARTEAWNQSRERVGYDTTSAMLTSWKRTEELAFLGEVSSVPLQQALRHLHTAFLRFVPLLCEDPSVVRMPAVDSAAGIDVGPDHLLVLSSGEKIANPRCTKAERHALGCGCGVTHDRDINAARNILAAGLAATVCGTGVRPQRSTPGGRSVMKQKDLRREL; encoded by the coding sequence GTGAAGCGGGCGTTCAAATACCGCTTCTACCCGAGCGAAACGCAGGCAGCAGAGCTGCTGCGCACGTTCGGATGTGTCCGCAAGGTGTACAACCTGGCGCTGCAGGCCCGCACGGAGGCCTGGAACCAGTCCCGGGAACGGGTCGGCTACGACACGACCTCGGCGATGTTGACAAGCTGGAAACGCACCGAAGAACTCGCGTTCTTGGGTGAAGTCTCGTCGGTTCCGCTGCAGCAGGCGTTGCGGCACCTGCACACGGCGTTTCTCAGGTTCGTGCCGCTCTTGTGTGAAGACCCGAGTGTGGTCAGGATGCCGGCGGTTGACTCCGCGGCGGGAATTGATGTGGGCCCCGATCATCTGCTCGTGCTCTCGTCCGGTGAGAAGATCGCCAACCCGAGGTGCACGAAGGCCGAACGGCATGCGCTCGGCTGTGGTTGCGGTGTCACCCATGACCGGGACATCAACGCCGCTCGCAACATCTTGGCCGCCGGGCTGGCGGCAACGGTCTGTGGAACCGGTGTAAGACCTCAACGGAGCACTCCGGGCGGGCGGTCGGTGATGAAGCAGAAAGACCTGCGGCGCGAGCTGTAG
- a CDS encoding LacI family DNA-binding transcriptional regulator encodes MTQRRLAEVAAKVGVSEATVSRVLNGKPGVSDATRSAVLTALDVLGYERPTQLRGERARLVGLVLPELQNPIFPAFADVVGNALAQRGFTPVLCTRTAGGVTEAEYLELLLEQHVSGIVFAGGLYAQKDASHGHYQQMMSRKLPAVLVNAAIADLAFPRVSCDDAVAVEQAYGHLTSLGHKRIGAVLGPPDHMPSQRKLETIQRCGGADVEHAMFSLEGGQAAATKLVQRGVTAIICASDPLALGAIRAVRRAGLDVPKDVSIIGYDDSAFMTCTDPPLTTVRQPIEAMGRAAVELLANQISGNAVAPDELLFEPELVVRASTAPAR; translated from the coding sequence ATGACGCAACGAAGGCTGGCCGAGGTCGCGGCCAAGGTCGGGGTCAGTGAGGCCACCGTCAGCCGGGTGTTGAACGGCAAGCCAGGCGTGTCGGACGCCACCCGCTCAGCCGTCCTCACCGCGCTGGACGTGCTCGGGTACGAGCGGCCGACGCAGCTCAGGGGTGAGCGGGCAAGGCTGGTCGGGTTGGTGCTGCCGGAGCTGCAGAACCCGATCTTCCCGGCGTTCGCGGACGTGGTCGGCAACGCGCTCGCCCAGAGAGGCTTCACGCCTGTTCTGTGCACCAGGACGGCCGGTGGGGTGACCGAGGCGGAGTACCTGGAGCTGCTTCTCGAACAGCATGTCAGTGGCATCGTCTTCGCAGGTGGGCTGTACGCGCAAAAGGACGCAAGCCACGGCCACTACCAGCAGATGATGTCCAGGAAGCTGCCCGCGGTGCTGGTCAACGCCGCCATAGCCGACCTGGCGTTCCCGCGGGTCAGCTGCGATGACGCGGTGGCGGTGGAGCAGGCGTACGGGCATCTCACGTCCCTGGGGCACAAGCGGATCGGGGCGGTGCTGGGGCCGCCGGACCACATGCCGAGCCAGCGGAAGCTGGAGACGATCCAGCGGTGTGGTGGGGCGGATGTCGAGCACGCCATGTTCAGCCTTGAAGGTGGGCAGGCGGCGGCGACGAAGCTGGTGCAGAGAGGCGTCACGGCGATCATCTGCGCGAGCGACCCGCTGGCATTGGGCGCGATAAGGGCCGTCCGCAGAGCTGGGCTGGACGTGCCCAAGGACGTGTCGATCATCGGGTACGACGACAGTGCGTTCATGACCTGCACGGATCCGCCTCTGACGACGGTCAGGCAGCCGATCGAGGCGATGGGGCGGGCGGCGGTCGAGCTGCTGGCCAACCAGATCAGCGGCAACGCCGTTGCGCCCGATGAGCTGCTGTTCGAGCCGGAGCTGGTGGTGAGGGCCTCCACGGCACCGGCCAGGTAA
- a CDS encoding FadR/GntR family transcriptional regulator — MPADDSHFGESWALSPDSRRPLPELIEQKLREQIIGGTLKAGDRLPTEPDLARKLDVARSSLRTALQRLQLQGIVEVRRGLGWYVRRTDLAAVEEHLEGRLAARQFNHTDLLEVRLALETTAASLAAVRAGDGELDELAKHNQRYQRAEVEDVQEVIEADEEFHSALIRAAHNELLEQMYQALVPGLQDCKRHAHPSREVHNRSANEHEQIIWFLRRHDEVGAKSAMTTHLLGLYDDLTGDDTKPRASLSTYVGVHDEPMWDRRR, encoded by the coding sequence ATGCCCGCCGACGACTCCCATTTCGGCGAGAGCTGGGCGCTCTCGCCGGATTCGCGACGGCCGCTGCCGGAGCTCATCGAGCAGAAGCTCCGGGAGCAGATCATCGGCGGCACTCTCAAGGCGGGCGACCGCCTCCCCACTGAGCCGGACCTGGCTCGCAAACTGGATGTCGCCCGGTCCTCGTTGCGTACAGCTCTGCAGCGACTGCAGCTCCAGGGCATCGTCGAGGTCCGCCGCGGCCTCGGCTGGTACGTCCGCCGCACCGACCTGGCCGCCGTCGAGGAGCACCTCGAAGGCCGTCTCGCCGCGCGCCAGTTCAACCACACCGACCTGCTCGAGGTCCGCCTCGCGCTGGAGACCACGGCCGCGTCGCTCGCCGCGGTCAGGGCCGGTGACGGTGAGCTGGACGAGCTCGCCAAGCACAACCAGCGTTACCAGCGCGCTGAGGTCGAGGACGTGCAGGAGGTCATCGAGGCGGACGAGGAGTTCCACTCGGCCCTGATCCGCGCGGCGCACAACGAACTGCTGGAGCAGATGTACCAGGCGCTCGTCCCCGGCCTGCAGGACTGCAAGCGGCACGCGCACCCCTCCCGCGAGGTGCACAACCGTTCCGCGAACGAGCACGAGCAGATCATCTGGTTCCTCCGCCGTCACGACGAGGTGGGTGCGAAGAGCGCGATGACCACGCACCTGCTCGGGTTGTACGACGACCTCACCGGCGACGACACCAAGCCCCGCGCTTCACTCAGCACCTACGTCGGCGTGCACGACGAGCCGATGTGGGACCGCCGCCGCTAG
- a CDS encoding carbohydrate ABC transporter permease, with amino-acid sequence MRRHVTAYGFLSLALVVFAVFSWYPIVRGVVLSFQQVNFVSDPEWVGWENFQRLFDDPLFAVAWRNTAWFTVLALVIGFGVPFLTAVVLNELRHAKGYFRLLVYLPVMLPPVVTALLWKWFYDPGPGLFNSVLRELGLPTSQWLDSGNTALISIVLLTTWANMGSATLIYLAALQTIPGELYEAAELDGAGIARKVWHVTIPQTKFVILMLLLLQVVATMQVFTEPFIMTGGGPEDSTVTVLLLLYRYAFVYNDFGTASALSLILFAVLGVFSFLYLKVTRRADA; translated from the coding sequence GTGCGGCGCCACGTCACCGCGTACGGCTTCCTCAGCCTCGCGCTCGTCGTCTTCGCGGTGTTCTCCTGGTACCCGATCGTGCGCGGGGTGGTCCTGAGCTTCCAGCAGGTCAACTTCGTCTCCGACCCCGAGTGGGTCGGCTGGGAGAACTTCCAACGCCTCTTCGACGACCCGCTGTTCGCGGTGGCGTGGCGCAACACGGCCTGGTTCACGGTCCTCGCACTCGTGATCGGCTTCGGCGTCCCGTTCCTCACCGCCGTGGTGCTCAACGAACTGCGGCACGCCAAGGGTTACTTCCGCCTCTTGGTCTACCTGCCGGTGATGCTCCCGCCGGTCGTCACGGCCCTGCTGTGGAAGTGGTTCTACGACCCGGGACCCGGCCTGTTCAACTCGGTGCTCAGAGAACTCGGACTACCGACGTCCCAATGGCTCGACTCCGGCAACACCGCGCTGATCAGCATCGTCCTGCTCACGACGTGGGCGAACATGGGGTCGGCCACTCTGATCTACCTCGCCGCCCTGCAGACCATCCCGGGTGAGCTCTACGAAGCCGCGGAGCTGGACGGCGCCGGGATCGCGCGGAAGGTCTGGCACGTCACCATCCCGCAGACCAAGTTCGTGATCCTCATGTTGCTGCTCCTGCAGGTCGTCGCGACCATGCAGGTCTTCACCGAGCCGTTCATCATGACCGGCGGCGGCCCGGAGGACTCGACCGTCACGGTCCTGCTGCTGCTCTACCGCTACGCCTTCGTCTACAACGACTTCGGCACGGCCAGCGCGCTGAGCCTGATCCTGTTCGCGGTGCTCGGCGTCTTCTCCTTCCTCTACCTCAAGGTCACCAGGAGGGCGGACGCGTGA
- a CDS encoding ABC transporter substrate-binding protein — translation MKKSAAVLLGCVLVAGCGSGTTADSGGKVVININGQPPQTQAFDRKVFDEDVAEFEKQNENIDLVPHEGFMDPKTFSAKLAGGQLEDVFYVYFTDPASLIARKQAADITDYVKDVPHYGDLKQELKDVFTVDGKVYGLPTANYTMGLLYSRINFTKAGLDPNKPPQTWDEVRAAAKKLKDAGVTGFAEYSKSNQGGWHFTTWMKSVGGDIARKDGDTFKADFNNDKGKEVLRRLKEMRWDDGSMGEKQLLEIGDVQNMMGAGQLGMYLAAPDNVAAIVNQFKGKYDDYGLAAIPGQQGTLLGGEGYMIHPKATPEKIKAGLKWIQWKYLNPDRLEGNLQKYRDRGQPVGLPIPPIADIWTGHPRKKQEDLKAKYATMPVENFKAYVDGSEKTKGSLEPPQAQQVYAILDNVVQATLTNRDADHAQLLKDAETKVNAVLAQVK, via the coding sequence ATGAAGAAGTCCGCTGCCGTGCTGTTGGGCTGCGTGCTCGTTGCCGGCTGTGGGAGCGGTACCACGGCCGACAGCGGCGGCAAGGTCGTGATCAACATCAACGGCCAGCCGCCGCAAACGCAGGCGTTCGACCGCAAGGTGTTCGACGAGGACGTCGCGGAGTTCGAGAAGCAGAACGAGAACATCGACCTCGTGCCGCACGAGGGGTTCATGGACCCGAAGACGTTCTCCGCCAAGCTCGCCGGCGGGCAGCTCGAGGACGTCTTCTACGTCTACTTCACGGATCCGGCGTCGCTCATCGCGCGCAAGCAGGCCGCCGACATCACGGACTACGTCAAGGACGTGCCGCATTACGGCGACCTCAAGCAGGAGCTCAAGGACGTCTTCACCGTGGACGGCAAGGTCTACGGGCTGCCCACCGCGAACTACACGATGGGCCTGCTCTACAGCCGCATCAACTTCACCAAGGCCGGCCTCGACCCGAACAAGCCGCCGCAGACGTGGGACGAGGTGCGTGCAGCCGCCAAGAAGCTCAAGGACGCGGGCGTCACCGGGTTCGCCGAGTACAGCAAGAGCAACCAGGGCGGCTGGCACTTCACCACGTGGATGAAGTCCGTCGGCGGTGACATCGCGCGCAAGGACGGCGACACCTTCAAGGCCGACTTCAACAACGACAAGGGCAAGGAAGTCCTGCGCAGGCTCAAGGAGATGCGCTGGGACGACGGCTCCATGGGCGAGAAGCAGCTCCTGGAGATCGGTGACGTGCAGAACATGATGGGCGCGGGCCAGCTCGGCATGTACCTGGCCGCACCCGACAACGTCGCCGCGATCGTCAACCAGTTCAAGGGCAAGTACGACGACTACGGGCTCGCCGCCATCCCGGGCCAGCAGGGCACGCTGCTCGGCGGCGAGGGTTACATGATCCACCCGAAGGCCACGCCGGAGAAGATCAAGGCCGGTCTCAAGTGGATCCAGTGGAAGTACCTCAACCCGGACCGCCTCGAAGGCAACCTGCAGAAGTACAGGGACCGCGGCCAGCCCGTCGGCCTGCCGATCCCGCCGATCGCCGACATCTGGACCGGTCACCCGCGCAAGAAGCAGGAAGACCTCAAGGCCAAGTACGCCACCATGCCGGTCGAGAACTTCAAGGCCTATGTGGACGGCAGCGAGAAGACCAAGGGCAGCCTCGAACCGCCTCAGGCACAACAGGTCTACGCGATCCTCGACAACGTCGTGCAGGCGACGCTGACCAACAGGGACGCCGACCACGCACAACTGCTCAAGGACGCGGAGACCAAGGTCAACGCCGTTCTGGCGCAGGTGAAGTAA